One Lycium barbarum isolate Lr01 chromosome 5, ASM1917538v2, whole genome shotgun sequence genomic window carries:
- the LOC132639171 gene encoding uncharacterized protein LOC132639171, with amino-acid sequence MCVVSDRHESIIKAVSRVYPTMPHLACIWYLWKNVTTKYKSNGEVLSPVFYALAKAYTQAEFDKLMEKIEKVDFRVKEYLEDAGREKWARLYSPVNRGWAMTSNIAECINEKLVAARELPVFDFLEEVRKMFGRWNCTNRRNGAYTFTTLGKAFQQLLSINECKSLRMTVEPSTEYVYTVNDEARRFIIDLKKKTCSCRMFQMDEIPCPHAWAVLKSKSLMPDEYCSDLFKPKTVIKTYDVPVDPLPDESEWNIPKHISDEVVLPPRYKRPPGRPKKKRDKPLMETMIGKRRNACSTCGRLGHNRSSCSKEPRKK; translated from the exons ATGTGTGTTGTATCAGATAGACATGAGAGCATCATTAAGGCGGTGAGTAGAGTGTATCCAACTATGCCACATTTGGCGTGCATATGGTATTTATGGAAAAATGTGACCACGAAATACAAGTCGAATGGTGAAGTATTGAGTCCTGTATTCTATGCACTTGCAAAAGCATACACACAGGCTGAGTTTGATAAGCTGATGGAGAAGATTGAGAAGGTTGATTTTCGGGTAAAAGAGTACTTGGAGGATGCTGGAAGGGAAAAGTGGGCTCGACTGTATTCACCCGTTAACAGAGGATGGGCAATGACGTCAAATATAGCCGAATGTATTAATGAAAAATTGGTAGCAGCAAGAGAGTTGCCTGTTTTCGATTTtcttgaagaagtgaggaagatgtttgggAGATGGAATTGCACTAATAGGAGGAACGGTgcatacacattcacaacacttgGGAAAGCATTCCAGCAATTATTATCAATAAACGAATGTAAATCTCTACGTATGACG GTTGAACCATCAACTGAATATGTGTATACCGTAAATGATGAGGCAAGGCGATTCATAATTGATCTTAAAAAGAAAACATGCAGTTGTCGGATGTTCCAAATGGACGAGATACCATGTCCACATGCATGGGCTGTATTGAAGAGTAAAAGTCTTATGCCTGATGAATATTGTTCAGACCTATTCAAACCAAAGACAGTGATTAAGACGTATGATGTGCCTGTGGATCCTCTGCCTGACGAGAGTGAGTGGAATATTCCCAAACACATAAGCGATGAAGTTGTTTTGCCACCAAGATACAAGAGACCCCCGGGAAGGCCAAAGAAAAAGCGAGATAAACCATTAATGGAGACGATGATTGGTAAACGTAGGAATGCTTGTAGTACTTGTGGACGTCTTGGTCACAATAGAAGTTCTTGTTCCAAAGAGCCACGTAAGAAGTAG
- the LOC132639170 gene encoding uncharacterized protein LOC132639170, producing MREFALMSGLNCVADEGEFTYDEEESNRIMDEYFGGTRSKVKRLEFIDCFKNKCWGDNDEDAVKFAILFFINTYIFCGEPRKTSIPRVHFEVVEDGRYVDYPWGKEAFNELIRSISKKYSATTQYYRIHGMPLAMQVWLYECCSRVPSYLAIKSGNSIPRMLNWRSIDSQPKYNILMEGIFRDGKQSSCTFANTIPTSSELESLQLPDVVVCRVTVDKNVLVDANEGTQVTDMSVDNFDDFSTTPPHLSKGKQQQRTNQTDSPPSKRRRQLPTTASTSKKQQIHTEPQTTVKKSHKDQKVAQKPILQKSASPKLNEQMNRPQNTTVLRDVPTISMKEEIKLLRKDFQVVGEFTSELSKLRTFMDDNFKKLFEAIKVNNSADKAADSEAPEHQTDAGLQLTPEENLRHDSTIQTSPPKHDDESIKGVGPKLHEEVPEIVVTAGNLRADTRKASSEEINRTDEGSFNSTEGMVAEMLIELPLETRVPEAGAGIQPGDITDHSILETPHRFDENITKSQWLIPDEMLPSQIGSSGLSVFHQTGHKGFVMPVMSTDKGIQQPVINAEVVIAQPDVIPTRIVKPSKYFSSPYMTNYGSAEASVQNPTPSIFEKKHPFVEDPINGPRNTSLIQQYRNWLE from the exons ATGAGAGAATTTGCCCTTATGAGCGGGCTAAATTGTGTAGCCGATGAAGGTGAATTTACATACGATGAGGAAGAATCGAATAGGATTATGGATGAATATTTTGGTGGAACTAGGAGTAAAGTAAAAAGATTGGAGTTCATTGATTGCTTTAAGAATAAGTGTTGGGGAGATAATGATGAGGACGCTGTAAAGTTTGCAATTTTGTTTTTTATaaatacatacatcttttgcggtGAGCCTAGGAAAACGAGTATACCAAGGGTTCATTTTGAAGTGGTTGAGGATGGAAGGTATGTAGATTATCCATGGGGTAAAGAAGCTTTTAACGAGTTGATTAGAAGCATCAGCAAGAAGTATTCTGCCACAACACAGTATTATAGGATCCATGGGATGCCACTGGCTATGCAAGTTTGGCTTTATGAGTGTTGTTCAAGAGTTCCATCGTATCTCGCTATTAAATCCGGAAATTCCATTCCAAGAATGTTGAATTGGAGGTCCATCGACAGTCAGCCAAAATATAATATTTTGATGGAAGGCATTTTTAGAGACGGCAAACAGTCG AGTTGTACATTTGCAAATACAATACCCACTAGCAGTGAGTTGGAGAGCCTCCAATTGCCCGATGTTGTTGTCTGTCGCGTTACAGTAGACAAAAATGTCTTAGTTGATGCCAATGAAGGTACCCAAGTCACAGATATGTCAGTGGATAACTTTGATGATTTCAGTACTACTCCCCCCCACCTTTCTAAGGGCAAACAGCAACAACGGACGAATCAGACAGATTCTCCACCTTCAAAGAGACGCAGACAACTTCCTACAACAGCTTCCACATCTAAGAAACAACAAATCCACACCGAACCACAGACAACTGTGAAGAAGAGTCACAAGGATCAAAAGGTTGCTCAAAAGCCTATTTTACAGAAGTCTGCTTCACCAAAGTTGAATGAACAAATGAATAGACCCCAAAACACCACAGTCCTACGTGATGTCCCTACTATATCCATGAAAGAGGAAATAAAATTGCTAAGGAAAGATTTTCAA GTCGTTGGTGAGTTCACAAGTGAGTTGTCAAAGCTtcgaactttcatggatgacaacTTCAAGAAGTTATTTGAAGCAATCAAGGTGAACAATTCTGCGGACAAG GCTGCCGATAGTGAGGCGCCGGAGCATCAAACTGATGCTGGGCTACAGTTAACGCCTGAAGAAAACTTACGTCATGATTCTACCATTCAAACATCTCCTCCCAAACATGATGATGAGTCAATTAAG GGTGTTGGACCAAAGTTACATGAGGAAGTTCCGGAAATTGTAGTGACCGCCGGAAATTTAAGAGCAGATACACGTAAAGCTTCATCTGAAGAGATTAATCGGACGGACGAAGGATCTTTCAACTCAACAGAA ggaatgGTCGCAGAGATGCTCATTGAGTTACCTCTAGAAACTCGTGTACCAGAAGCAGGTGCGGGAATACAACCCGGGGACATCACTGATCATTCAATTTTAGAGACTCCACACAGGTTCGATGAGAACATTACTAAGTCACAATGGTTGATCCCTGACGAAATGTTACCAAGCCAAATAGGTTCGTCAGGATTATCTGTGTTTCATCAAACGGGTCACAAAGGATTTGTTATGCCAGTAATGTCTACTGATAAAGGAATACAACAGCCAGTGATTAATGCAGAAGTTGTAATTGCTCAACCAGATGTTATTCCAACAAGGATAGTCAAACCTAGTAAATACTTCAGTTCACCTTACATGACCAATTACGGCTCTGCAGAAGCTTCTGTTCAAAACCCCACACCTTCCATATTTGAAAAGAAGCATCCATTTGTTGAAGATCCAATTAATGGCCCGCGAAATACTTCTCTTATTCAACAATACCGGAATTGGCTTGAATAG